A stretch of the Mesorhizobium sp. Pch-S genome encodes the following:
- a CDS encoding YdeI/OmpD-associated family protein: MRIDESNARNDVQTLSPASRTEWRDWLEKNGDTVNGARLVIHHKTSETPGVHFHEAIEDALCYGWADGRATKRDGDSFYLTLQPRSTTSAWDRINRERAEKLIDHGRMRDAGLAAIRRARSAGTWEPPMSAKQIDLPADLQREFDENRIAYRNFERLPSPSKALILNWIDKATQPETRRRRIEQTIALAESNASVSVMPVDS; this comes from the coding sequence ATGCGGATCGACGAATCCAATGCCCGAAATGACGTGCAGACGCTTTCTCCTGCCAGCCGTACGGAGTGGCGGGATTGGCTGGAGAAAAATGGCGACACGGTAAACGGCGCGCGACTGGTCATCCACCACAAGACCAGCGAAACACCCGGTGTCCATTTCCATGAGGCGATCGAAGACGCGCTCTGCTACGGCTGGGCCGACGGGCGCGCTACCAAGCGCGACGGTGACAGCTTCTACCTCACCTTGCAGCCCCGTTCGACCACCAGCGCGTGGGACCGCATCAACCGGGAGCGTGCCGAAAAACTGATCGACCATGGCCGCATGCGCGACGCAGGCCTGGCTGCCATCCGGCGCGCCAGAAGCGCGGGCACCTGGGAACCGCCGATGAGCGCGAAACAGATCGACCTGCCGGCCGATCTGCAGCGGGAATTCGACGAAAACCGCATCGCCTATCGCAATTTCGAACGACTGCCCTCGCCTTCCAAGGCGCTTATCCTGAATTGGATCGACAAGGCCACGCAGCCCGAGACACGCCGCCGCCGCATCGAGCAGACGATCGCGCTTGCCGAGAGCAATGCGAGCGTCAGCGTGATGCCCGTGGACAGCTAG
- a CDS encoding metalloregulator ArsR/SmtB family transcription factor: MHVALDTMVDTLKAAAESSRLRILALLARGDLTVSDLTEILGQSQPRVSRHLKLLLEAGLIGRYQEGSWAFFRLADLDNARDFVLRLISGIRADDPQIERDLERLATVKRKRQDRAAEYFSTNAASWDEIRSLHVPERAVEAALLKLVGKRPFQSMLDLGTGTGRLLEIFAPLYRRGVGIDMSREMLAVARANLDQAGIAHAQVRQGDIFSPPVERDSFDLITIHQVLHYLDDPAPAIRAAARLLRPSGRLIIVDFAAHTLEFLRDEHAHQRLGFSDKQIADWFAEVGLDLEESQDFEPRGGSDAKLTVKLWLGRDRRLLIADPNPETQSAREVA, encoded by the coding sequence ATGCACGTCGCACTCGACACGATGGTAGATACATTGAAGGCTGCTGCCGAATCCAGCCGGCTGCGCATTCTTGCGCTGCTGGCGCGAGGCGACCTGACGGTGTCGGACCTGACCGAGATTCTCGGCCAGTCGCAACCGCGTGTTTCACGCCATCTCAAGCTGCTCCTGGAGGCCGGGCTGATCGGCCGCTACCAGGAGGGGTCGTGGGCGTTCTTCCGCCTGGCGGATCTCGACAATGCGCGTGACTTCGTGCTGCGGCTGATTTCCGGCATCCGCGCCGATGATCCGCAGATCGAGCGCGATCTCGAGCGGCTTGCGACGGTGAAGCGCAAGCGTCAGGACCGCGCCGCCGAATATTTCTCGACCAATGCGGCAAGCTGGGACGAGATCCGCTCGCTGCATGTGCCTGAGCGTGCCGTCGAAGCCGCGCTCCTCAAGCTGGTCGGCAAGCGGCCATTCCAGTCCATGCTCGACTTGGGCACCGGCACGGGCCGCCTGCTCGAGATCTTTGCGCCGCTCTATCGGCGCGGCGTCGGCATCGACATGTCGCGCGAAATGCTGGCGGTGGCTCGCGCCAATCTCGACCAGGCGGGTATCGCCCATGCCCAGGTGCGGCAAGGCGACATCTTCTCGCCGCCGGTCGAGCGCGATTCCTTTGACCTGATCACCATCCACCAGGTGCTGCACTATCTCGATGACCCGGCACCGGCGATCCGGGCTGCCGCGCGGCTGCTGCGCCCTTCCGGTCGGCTGATCATCGTCGATTTCGCCGCGCACACGCTGGAGTTCCTGCGTGACGAACATGCGCATCAGCGCCTCGGCTTTTCCGACAAGCAGATCGCCGACTGGTTTGCCGAGGTGGGACTTGATCTGGAGGAAAGCCAGGATTTCGAACCGCGCGGCGGCTCCGACGCCAAGCTTACCGTCAAGTTGTGGCTCGGCCGCGACCGCCGTTTGCTCATCGCCGATCCCAATCCTGAAACCCAATCCGCGCGGGAAGTTGCCTGA
- a CDS encoding DMT family transporter, which yields MSTATQTIQTGPMSLKDWGQLLLLGAIWGGSFFFARIAVAEMHPLVLVLFRVAIAAAALHIYLLIRGPSFKLALPHIGLFFLLALTNNVIPFSLIFAGQTELGAGIASVLNATTPFWTLIVANAMTADEKLSWNKLAGIGLGIAGTAVMVGPGVFAGLGGPVWPKFALIGASLSYAFALMVARRLKSVPPPVLATGQLTASTIIMIPVILLTTGSTGLFAASIPVWVAVFGLALLSTAFAYILYFNLVASAGATNASLVTLIVPVSAILLGIAFLGEHIETFELFGMLLIGLGLVTIDGRLFAAGE from the coding sequence ATGAGCACCGCCACCCAAACCATCCAGACCGGCCCGATGAGCCTCAAGGATTGGGGCCAGCTTCTGCTGCTCGGCGCGATCTGGGGCGGCTCCTTCTTCTTCGCCCGCATCGCGGTGGCCGAAATGCATCCACTCGTCCTGGTGCTGTTTCGCGTCGCGATCGCCGCGGCTGCGCTGCACATCTACCTGCTGATCCGGGGCCCCTCGTTCAAACTGGCGTTGCCGCATATCGGCCTGTTCTTCCTGCTGGCACTCACCAACAATGTCATCCCGTTTTCGCTGATTTTCGCGGGCCAGACCGAACTCGGCGCCGGCATCGCATCGGTGCTGAATGCGACCACCCCTTTCTGGACACTGATCGTCGCCAATGCGATGACCGCCGACGAGAAACTCTCCTGGAACAAACTCGCCGGCATCGGCCTCGGCATCGCCGGCACCGCCGTCATGGTTGGTCCAGGCGTGTTTGCCGGTCTCGGCGGACCGGTGTGGCCGAAATTCGCGCTGATCGGTGCTTCGCTGTCCTATGCCTTCGCACTTATGGTCGCCCGAAGGCTGAAGAGTGTCCCGCCTCCGGTGCTCGCAACCGGCCAGTTGACAGCCTCGACCATCATCATGATCCCGGTCATTCTTCTGACCACCGGCAGCACCGGCCTGTTCGCAGCCAGCATCCCTGTCTGGGTCGCGGTGTTCGGACTGGCGTTGCTCTCGACCGCCTTCGCCTACATCCTCTATTTCAACCTGGTCGCCTCTGCCGGTGCCACCAATGCCTCCCTGGTGACGCTGATCGTACCGGTCAGTGCCATATTGCTCGGGATTGCATTCCTCGGCGAGCATATCGAGACATTCGAGCTCTTCGGCATGCTTCTGATCGGGCTCGGGCTGGTCACCATCGATGGACGTCTCTTCGCCGCCGGCGAGTAA
- a CDS encoding MliC family protein, whose translation MKDAVFLAGALLAMTVAASATTVTLKLPGKEKPQTTRAAYACPAQKVAVTYINTSANQFAVLDLGKSTIVAVSVISGSGARYVGQQYEWWTKGNEATFTDLMQSPQKPVTCRQIK comes from the coding sequence GTGAAAGATGCCGTATTTCTTGCAGGCGCGTTGCTGGCGATGACCGTGGCGGCCTCGGCCACCACCGTAACGCTCAAGCTGCCCGGGAAGGAGAAACCGCAGACGACCAGGGCGGCCTATGCCTGCCCGGCTCAGAAAGTGGCCGTTACCTATATCAACACAAGTGCCAACCAGTTCGCCGTGCTGGATCTTGGCAAGTCCACGATCGTGGCGGTGTCCGTCATCAGCGGATCAGGCGCGCGTTATGTCGGGCAGCAATATGAATGGTGGACCAAGGGCAACGAGGCCACCTTTACGGACCTGATGCAAAGTCCGCAAAAGCCGGTTACCTGCAGGCAGATCAAATAG
- a CDS encoding DUF2293 domain-containing protein yields the protein MNAPAGRRRAIAKALTALLPLAPYADMERIRADAGAVHMKTLPPGIAVWLATIAHVRHQHTDYEKLLSEGYDRDSARFFVVDQTNEVLTRWRATRLLDPDDGED from the coding sequence ATGAACGCCCCGGCCGGCCGCCGCCGCGCCATCGCCAAGGCGCTCACGGCACTTCTGCCGCTGGCACCCTATGCCGACATGGAACGCATCCGCGCCGATGCCGGCGCGGTGCATATGAAAACCCTGCCGCCGGGCATAGCGGTGTGGCTGGCCACAATTGCCCATGTCCGCCATCAGCACACCGACTACGAAAAGCTGCTGTCGGAAGGATATGACCGCGACTCGGCACGTTTCTTCGTCGTCGACCAGACCAATGAGGTGCTGACGCGCTGGCGGGCCACGCGCCTGCTCGACCCCGACGACGGCGAGGACTAG
- the metF gene encoding methylenetetrahydrofolate reductase [NAD(P)H]: protein MNQFRFSRRPDIGDKIRVSFEFFPPKTDEMETRLWETVKRLEPLRPNFVSVTYGAGGSTRERTARTVRRILNETSIPAAAHLTCVGATREEVDAVIRDYSATGIKRFVALRGDPASGVGQAYTPHPGGYQNGAELVAGLKAIADFDISVAAYPEKHPESPDFATDIEMLKRKVDNGAKRAITQFFFDNDLYERYVERVRRAGIYIPIVPGIQPVHNFRQVANFASRAGAHVPAWLAERFEGLDNDPQTHMLVASAVAAEQVLDLVERGVGDFHFYTMNRADLVFAICHMIGIRAHQTAPEVPENQPKTGSAAA, encoded by the coding sequence ATGAACCAGTTCCGTTTTTCCCGCCGTCCCGACATCGGCGACAAGATCAGGGTATCCTTCGAGTTCTTTCCGCCGAAGACCGACGAAATGGAGACCCGTCTCTGGGAGACGGTGAAGCGGCTGGAGCCGCTGAGACCGAATTTTGTTTCCGTCACCTACGGCGCCGGCGGTTCGACGCGCGAGCGCACGGCGCGCACCGTGCGACGCATCCTCAACGAGACCAGCATTCCCGCAGCGGCGCATTTGACGTGCGTAGGGGCGACGCGCGAGGAAGTGGACGCGGTAATCCGTGATTACTCCGCTACCGGTATCAAGCGCTTCGTGGCGTTGCGCGGTGATCCGGCCTCCGGTGTCGGCCAGGCCTACACGCCACATCCCGGTGGCTACCAGAACGGTGCTGAATTGGTGGCGGGGCTGAAAGCCATCGCCGACTTCGATATCTCCGTTGCCGCCTATCCGGAAAAGCACCCCGAGAGCCCGGATTTCGCCACCGATATCGAGATGCTGAAGCGCAAGGTGGACAATGGCGCGAAGCGTGCGATCACCCAGTTCTTCTTCGACAACGATCTCTACGAACGCTACGTCGAACGGGTGCGCCGCGCCGGCATCTACATTCCGATCGTGCCGGGGATCCAACCGGTGCACAATTTCCGCCAGGTGGCGAACTTTGCCTCGCGCGCCGGCGCGCACGTGCCGGCCTGGCTGGCCGAACGTTTCGAAGGGTTGGACAACGATCCGCAGACGCACATGCTTGTCGCATCGGCAGTGGCGGCGGAACAGGTGCTGGACCTTGTCGAGCGCGGTGTCGGCGATTTCCATTTCTACACGATGAATCGTGCCGACCTGGTCTTCGCCATCTGCCATATGATTGGTATCCGTGCCCATCAGACGGCACCGGAAGTACCGGAGAACCAGCCCAAGACGGGTTCGGCGGCGGCGTGA
- a CDS encoding alanine racemase, translating into MQRFENAREAALALRPDDPVYCFRPQVLKADARQFMDMFPGKTAYAVKTNGEQIVLKTLAEAGVTAFDVASPGEFAAVRAVSSDAEMLYMHPIKAQSDIKLALEKYGIRVVAVDHEDEITKLTRVVRALDIDPGAITVFVRVQTKGHAAYELSKKFGAGPANAVELAERLARTGYKVGLCFHVGSQIEDPDTYERALASADWVRNRLSFDLAGLDVGGGFPAEYGHDPNRKHVEMPSLGQIMSRLSGDLKEYGFDQMPLVAEPGRVIVARCLSLIVRVLLRKGRRLYINDGIWASLSDSWTGKITLPARFIPDPAIRSRNGSEKNIVPFKVCGATCDSVDILSRPFWLPETVDTGDWIEIGHIGAYSLSLRTRFNGFYPDTFVEVTTPFDEGDAPQGFASLETMAD; encoded by the coding sequence ATGCAGCGATTCGAAAATGCCCGCGAGGCAGCTCTCGCCCTCCGCCCTGACGATCCGGTTTATTGCTTCCGCCCGCAGGTGCTGAAAGCCGACGCCCGCCAGTTCATGGACATGTTTCCCGGCAAGACCGCTTATGCGGTGAAGACCAATGGGGAGCAGATCGTCCTGAAGACGCTGGCCGAGGCCGGCGTCACCGCCTTCGATGTGGCTTCTCCCGGCGAATTCGCTGCCGTGCGCGCCGTCTCGTCGGATGCGGAAATGCTTTACATGCATCCGATCAAGGCACAGTCGGATATCAAGCTGGCGCTGGAAAAATATGGCATCCGCGTCGTCGCCGTCGATCACGAGGACGAAATCACCAAGCTGACACGCGTGGTGCGTGCACTCGACATCGATCCCGGTGCCATCACCGTTTTCGTGCGCGTGCAGACCAAGGGTCATGCCGCCTATGAGCTGTCCAAGAAGTTCGGCGCGGGCCCAGCCAATGCGGTGGAACTGGCAGAGCGGCTGGCGCGTACCGGCTACAAGGTCGGACTGTGTTTCCATGTCGGCAGCCAGATCGAGGATCCCGACACCTACGAGCGAGCGCTCGCCTCGGCGGACTGGGTGCGAAACCGGCTTTCATTCGATCTTGCAGGCCTTGATGTCGGCGGAGGTTTTCCGGCCGAGTACGGTCACGATCCCAATCGCAAGCATGTCGAAATGCCGTCGCTTGGCCAGATCATGTCCAGGCTTTCCGGCGATCTCAAGGAATACGGCTTCGACCAGATGCCGCTGGTGGCGGAACCGGGACGCGTGATCGTGGCGCGTTGCCTCTCGCTGATCGTGCGCGTGCTCCTGCGCAAGGGCAGGCGGCTCTATATCAACGACGGCATCTGGGCTTCGCTGTCGGATTCCTGGACCGGCAAGATCACCTTGCCGGCGCGCTTCATCCCCGATCCGGCGATCCGTTCGCGCAATGGTTCGGAGAAGAACATCGTGCCGTTCAAGGTCTGCGGGGCGACCTGCGATTCCGTCGATATCCTGTCGCGTCCGTTCTGGCTGCCGGAAACTGTCGACACGGGCGACTGGATCGAAATCGGTCACATCGGGGCCTATTCGCTGTCGCTTCGAACCCGCTTCAACGGTTTCTACCCTGACACCTTCGTGGAGGTGACGACACCTTTCGATGAAGGCGACGCGCCGCAGGGTTTTGCCAGCCTTGAAACGATGGCGGATTGA
- a CDS encoding lytic murein transglycosylase yields MRLRSSLIAALLPVMAATTAMAQQSAPSDQQPAPTAGQKLDPTAAPCGGDFETWKQGVAEEAKAAGVGETGLGALEEASFDTRVLARDRAQGVFSQTFTQFSGRMISAYRLKQGNTMLQKYGSVFARAQQEFGVQPAIVTAFWALETDFGAVQGDFNTLNALVTLSNDCRRPAVFRRQIIPLLKLIDRGDLPADVKGAWAGEIGQTQMLPIDYLEDSVDGDNDGKVDLRNSAPDVIMTTAKKLEIKGWKRDQPWVQEVRVPDTLPWEQTARTNKMPISQWNQWGVTNPDGSPLADNGLKAGLALPMGRKGPAFLTYDNFDVYIEWNQSFTYALTAAVMATRFAGAPAYDPRNAEPGLSLEQMKELQTRLEARGYDVGKVDGILGTNTRDAVRKEQIRLGIPADGWPTPELLEKLSS; encoded by the coding sequence ATGCGACTGCGCTCCAGCCTCATCGCGGCGCTGCTGCCGGTAATGGCAGCGACCACCGCCATGGCGCAGCAATCCGCGCCCTCAGACCAGCAGCCTGCCCCGACAGCGGGCCAGAAGCTGGATCCGACCGCTGCCCCGTGCGGCGGTGACTTCGAAACCTGGAAACAGGGCGTCGCCGAGGAGGCCAAGGCTGCAGGCGTTGGCGAAACCGGCCTGGGCGCGCTGGAAGAGGCAAGCTTCGACACGCGCGTGCTGGCGCGAGACCGTGCCCAGGGCGTGTTCTCGCAGACCTTTACTCAGTTCTCCGGGCGTATGATCTCGGCCTACCGGCTGAAGCAGGGCAACACCATGCTGCAGAAGTACGGTTCGGTGTTCGCCCGCGCCCAGCAGGAATTCGGTGTTCAGCCGGCCATCGTCACCGCTTTCTGGGCACTGGAAACCGACTTCGGCGCCGTACAGGGCGATTTCAACACCCTCAATGCATTGGTGACACTCTCGAACGACTGCCGCCGTCCCGCAGTGTTCCGTCGTCAGATCATACCGCTGCTCAAGCTGATCGACCGCGGCGACCTGCCAGCGGACGTCAAGGGCGCCTGGGCCGGCGAGATCGGCCAGACGCAGATGCTGCCGATCGACTATCTCGAAGACAGCGTCGATGGCGACAATGATGGCAAGGTCGACCTGCGCAACAGCGCCCCCGATGTCATCATGACCACCGCCAAGAAACTCGAAATCAAGGGCTGGAAACGCGACCAACCCTGGGTTCAGGAAGTCCGCGTGCCCGACACCCTGCCCTGGGAGCAGACCGCGCGCACCAACAAGATGCCAATCAGCCAGTGGAACCAGTGGGGTGTCACCAATCCGGATGGCTCGCCACTCGCCGACAACGGCCTGAAGGCCGGCCTTGCCCTGCCGATGGGCCGCAAGGGCCCAGCCTTCCTGACCTATGACAATTTCGACGTCTACATCGAATGGAACCAGTCCTTCACCTATGCGCTCACAGCTGCGGTGATGGCCACCCGTTTTGCCGGCGCTCCGGCCTACGATCCGCGCAATGCCGAACCCGGCCTCAGCCTGGAACAGATGAAGGAATTGCAGACCAGGCTGGAAGCCAGGGGTTACGATGTCGGCAAGGTCGACGGCATCCTCGGCACCAACACCCGCGACGCCGTGCGCAAGGAACAGATCCGGCTCGGCATCCCGGCCGACGGCTGGCCGACGCCGGAATTGCTTGAGAAGCTCTCGTCGTAA
- a CDS encoding GH25 family lysozyme: protein MRRLAILLCFTALSACSTVDALAPVSPGSNGPSVALRAPRFADSKPHEWDSGAPWNYAVHGTDVSKYQTSVDWPKARASGVSFAFIKATEGGDRVDDMFADHWRGTKAAGVPRAAYHFYYFCRPAAEQARWFIENVPNERSSMPPVLDMEWNPQSPTCKLRPPAETVRSEMRIFLEMVEKHYGKKPIIYTSVDFFDDNDLSTFRGYPYWLRSVAGHPTQKYGSHPFTFWQYTGTGVIPGMKGDADINVFNGSEAAWNKWLRQNTR, encoded by the coding sequence ATGCGTCGTCTCGCGATCCTGCTTTGCTTCACCGCCCTTTCCGCCTGCTCGACCGTCGACGCGCTTGCTCCGGTGTCACCCGGTTCCAATGGCCCTTCCGTTGCCTTGCGCGCGCCGCGTTTCGCCGATTCCAAACCACATGAATGGGACAGCGGCGCACCTTGGAATTATGCGGTGCATGGGACCGACGTATCCAAATACCAGACTTCGGTGGATTGGCCGAAGGCCAGGGCCAGCGGCGTTTCCTTCGCCTTCATCAAGGCGACCGAGGGCGGCGACCGCGTCGATGACATGTTTGCCGACCACTGGCGCGGCACCAAGGCGGCAGGCGTGCCGCGCGCCGCCTACCACTTCTACTATTTCTGCCGGCCGGCTGCGGAACAGGCCCGCTGGTTCATCGAAAACGTACCGAATGAACGCTCCTCCATGCCCCCGGTGCTCGACATGGAGTGGAACCCGCAGTCCCCCACCTGCAAGCTCAGGCCTCCGGCGGAGACGGTGCGTTCGGAAATGCGCATTTTCCTGGAGATGGTCGAGAAGCACTACGGCAAGAAGCCGATCATCTATACGTCCGTCGATTTCTTCGATGACAACGATCTGTCGACCTTCCGCGGCTATCCCTACTGGCTGCGCTCGGTTGCCGGCCACCCGACCCAGAAATATGGCAGCCACCCTTTCACCTTCTGGCAATACACCGGAACCGGTGTCATTCCCGGCATGAAAGGCGACGCCGACATCAACGTCTTCAACGGCTCCGAGGCCGCCTGGAACAAGTGGCTGCGGCAGAACACCCGTTGA
- a CDS encoding amino acid permease — translation MSKSSNGGTAGVTYQTVDQSYFEQRQLQRHAGLFSLWMMGVGAVIAGEYSGWNIGFSQGGFGGLLLAALIIGFMYICLCCSIGEMSAALPHTGGAYSFSRTALGPWGGFTTGLAENIEFVLAPAANMFFMSSYLAAIFGTPESVLPLWWVGGYVVMLAMSLRGLELSMRVVIYVTVAAIAVLLFFFVVAIPHLDFTRYALNIAASPGGSTLLPEGNGEWLPFGFTGVMLSLPFAVYMFLAVEQLPLTAEEAKNPTRDMPRALILSILTLAALALGVLFFSASIPQGAHAMGSSGEPLLDGFRTIFGDGWAKLLASVAVLGLAASFFAGSFASGRNIYSLSRAGYLPTALSVTNARTKTPNIALAAGSALALFMLLLVWFLGGRHNVAFMGGFLVSMIVFAGMVSYVMQSIAFLKLRKLYAAIERPFVSPFGRFGAYATILICLITLGYQFFDPLYRWAAIAAAVWYAIGLAYFAFYRRHRLVLSPEEEFAVTGGMRGHPAE, via the coding sequence ATGAGCAAGAGTTCGAACGGCGGAACAGCCGGTGTCACATATCAGACCGTAGACCAGAGTTATTTCGAGCAGCGCCAGCTGCAACGGCATGCCGGCCTGTTCTCGTTGTGGATGATGGGCGTGGGCGCCGTCATCGCCGGTGAATACTCGGGCTGGAACATCGGCTTTTCGCAGGGCGGCTTCGGCGGCCTGCTCCTGGCGGCGCTGATCATCGGCTTCATGTATATCTGCCTGTGCTGCTCCATCGGCGAGATGAGCGCCGCGCTGCCGCATACCGGCGGGGCCTATTCCTTCTCGCGCACGGCGTTGGGCCCATGGGGCGGCTTCACCACGGGCCTTGCCGAGAACATCGAGTTCGTGCTGGCGCCAGCCGCCAACATGTTCTTCATGAGTTCCTACCTGGCGGCCATATTCGGCACGCCGGAAAGCGTGCTACCGCTGTGGTGGGTCGGCGGTTATGTCGTGATGCTGGCGATGTCGCTGCGCGGGCTCGAGCTTTCGATGCGCGTGGTCATCTATGTGACCGTCGCGGCGATCGCGGTGCTTTTGTTCTTCTTTGTCGTCGCCATCCCGCATCTGGATTTCACCCGCTATGCGCTGAACATCGCGGCCAGCCCGGGAGGGTCGACATTGCTGCCGGAAGGCAACGGCGAATGGCTGCCTTTCGGTTTCACCGGCGTGATGCTGTCACTGCCCTTCGCGGTCTACATGTTCCTGGCCGTCGAACAGCTGCCGCTCACTGCTGAAGAGGCAAAGAATCCGACGCGCGACATGCCGCGGGCGCTGATCCTGTCGATCCTGACGCTGGCAGCACTGGCGCTCGGTGTGCTGTTCTTCAGCGCCTCCATCCCGCAGGGCGCCCATGCCATGGGCTCGTCCGGTGAACCGCTGCTCGATGGCTTCCGCACCATCTTCGGTGATGGCTGGGCCAAGCTTCTGGCCTCGGTCGCGGTCCTCGGCCTTGCCGCCTCTTTCTTCGCCGGTTCCTTTGCCTCCGGCCGCAACATTTATTCGCTGTCGCGCGCCGGCTACCTGCCGACGGCGCTGTCGGTGACCAATGCCCGCACCAAGACGCCCAACATCGCGCTTGCTGCCGGCTCGGCTCTCGCGCTGTTCATGCTGCTGCTTGTCTGGTTCCTGGGCGGCCGGCACAATGTCGCTTTCATGGGCGGGTTCCTGGTCTCGATGATCGTCTTTGCCGGCATGGTATCCTACGTGATGCAGAGCATTGCTTTCCTGAAGCTGCGCAAGCTCTATGCCGCAATCGAACGGCCGTTCGTCAGCCCGTTCGGCCGGTTCGGCGCCTACGCCACGATCCTGATCTGCCTGATCACGCTGGGTTATCAGTTCTTCGATCCGCTCTATCGCTGGGCGGCCATCGCAGCTGCCGTGTGGTATGCGATCGGGCTCGCCTATTTCGCCTTCTATCGCCGGCACCGTCTGGTGCTGTCGCCTGAGGAGGAGTTTGCGGTCACGGGCGGCATGCGCGGCCATCCTGCCGAGTGA
- a CDS encoding SDR family oxidoreductase, which yields MTGRLQGKVAIISGGATGMGGAASRLFAAEGAKVAIVDRNAEASAATVAEIEAAGGKAAWFVADVSDEAEVEAAVKAAATTFGPATVLFNHAGTIVIKPFLETTVTEWDWLHAVNVRSMFLMTRAVLPGMIAAGGGSIVCTSSISAVAATPMEVLYDTTKGACHMFARAIAVEFRDRNIRCNAVCPGFIRTPHGLREVAELQSHGVDVSEAAIAAQQGRIGEPEEVAKAALFLASDESSFVNGAHLFVDNAFTAI from the coding sequence ATGACTGGCAGACTGCAGGGCAAGGTTGCGATCATCTCGGGCGGCGCAACCGGCATGGGCGGCGCGGCTTCGAGATTGTTTGCGGCGGAAGGTGCGAAGGTGGCGATCGTCGACCGCAACGCGGAAGCTTCGGCCGCGACCGTTGCCGAGATCGAGGCGGCAGGCGGCAAGGCCGCCTGGTTCGTCGCCGACGTATCCGACGAGGCCGAGGTCGAGGCCGCCGTGAAGGCGGCAGCCACGACCTTCGGGCCGGCGACGGTCCTGTTCAACCACGCCGGCACCATCGTCATCAAACCGTTCCTGGAAACCACTGTGACGGAGTGGGACTGGCTGCACGCCGTCAACGTGCGCTCGATGTTCCTGATGACGCGCGCCGTGCTGCCGGGGATGATTGCTGCCGGCGGCGGCTCGATCGTCTGTACCTCGTCGATCTCGGCGGTGGCGGCGACCCCGATGGAAGTGCTGTACGATACCACCAAAGGCGCCTGCCACATGTTCGCGCGGGCGATCGCCGTCGAGTTCCGGGACAGGAACATCCGCTGCAATGCGGTCTGCCCGGGCTTCATCCGCACGCCGCACGGCCTGCGCGAAGTGGCGGAGCTGCAGAGCCACGGCGTCGACGTCTCGGAGGCCGCGATCGCCGCGCAGCAGGGGCGCATCGGCGAACCGGAGGAGGTGGCCAAGGCCGCGCTGTTCCTGGCAAGTGACGAGTCGAGCTTCGTCAACGGCGCGCATCTGTTCGTCGACAACGCCTTTACGGCAATCTGA